The following are encoded in a window of Lactobacillus panisapium genomic DNA:
- the glmU gene encoding bifunctional UDP-N-acetylglucosamine diphosphorylase/glucosamine-1-phosphate N-acetyltransferase GlmU: protein MKKFVVVLAAGKGTRMKSRLYKVLHQVCGKSMVEHVVQAAQAIKPDKIVTVVGNGAQEVEKVLAGKSEFALQKKQLGTGDAVLTAEKELADKDGATLVITGDTPLFTSETFQKLFDYHQNKGNAATVLTAQAPDPYGYGRIIRDDQDNVLRIVEQKDGSPEDLKIKEINTGVFCFDNKLLFDALKHVNNQNAQGEYYLTDVLEILRNAGQRIGAYRMRDFSESIGVNDRIALAQATKIMQKRINQMHMENGVTFIDPDTAYIDADVKIACDTVIEGNVVIKGNSEIGSDCLITSGSRIIDSKIGDHVTVTSSTIENSEMAAHTDIGPNSHLRPNSLICKGAHIGNFVEIKNAEIGENSKVGHLTYVGDATLGKDINVGCGTIFANYDGVKKDHINVGDRAFIGSGSTLIAPVNIADHAFVAADSTITKDVNKYDMAIARGRQVNKADYWHKLPLADDPNWK, encoded by the coding sequence ATGAAAAAGTTTGTAGTTGTTCTTGCAGCTGGTAAAGGTACAAGGATGAAGTCCCGCCTTTACAAAGTCTTGCACCAAGTATGTGGTAAATCAATGGTTGAACACGTTGTTCAAGCAGCCCAAGCGATTAAGCCTGACAAAATTGTGACGGTCGTTGGTAATGGTGCTCAGGAAGTTGAAAAAGTGCTTGCTGGCAAATCCGAATTCGCTTTACAGAAAAAGCAGTTGGGTACTGGTGACGCCGTTTTAACTGCCGAAAAAGAACTGGCTGATAAAGATGGCGCTACTCTGGTAATTACGGGAGATACTCCGCTTTTTACCAGTGAAACCTTCCAAAAATTATTTGATTACCATCAGAACAAGGGTAATGCAGCTACAGTTTTAACAGCTCAGGCTCCTGATCCTTATGGCTATGGACGAATTATCCGTGATGATCAAGATAACGTGCTGCGAATTGTTGAGCAAAAAGATGGTAGCCCCGAAGATTTAAAGATCAAGGAGATTAACACTGGCGTTTTTTGTTTTGACAATAAACTACTTTTTGATGCATTAAAGCATGTCAATAATCAGAATGCTCAGGGTGAATACTACCTGACTGATGTCTTGGAAATCTTGCGTAATGCCGGCCAAAGAATTGGTGCCTACAGGATGCGTGACTTTAGTGAAAGTATTGGTGTCAACGATCGGATTGCGCTGGCTCAAGCTACTAAAATTATGCAAAAGCGGATTAATCAAATGCACATGGAAAACGGTGTAACGTTTATTGATCCGGATACTGCTTATATTGATGCAGATGTTAAAATCGCTTGTGATACTGTCATTGAAGGTAATGTGGTTATCAAGGGCAATTCAGAAATTGGCAGTGACTGTCTAATTACTTCTGGTTCAAGAATCATTGATTCTAAGATTGGCGATCATGTTACTGTAACTTCATCAACGATTGAGAATTCGGAAATGGCTGCTCATACTGATATCGGACCAAATTCTCATTTACGACCAAATTCACTTATTTGCAAGGGAGCACACATTGGCAACTTTGTGGAAATTAAAAATGCTGAAATTGGTGAAAACTCGAAGGTTGGTCATTTAACATATGTTGGCGACGCAACTTTAGGTAAAGACATTAATGTTGGCTGCGGTACGATTTTTGCCAATTACGATGGTGTTAAAAAAGACCATATTAATGTTGGTGACCGAGCATTTATCGGCTCAGGTTCAACTTTGATTGCGCCAGTAAATATTGCTGATCACGCTTTTGTAGCTGCGGATTCAACGATTACTAAGGATGTTAACAAGTACGACATGGCGATTGCTCGCGGTCGTCAAGTTAACAAAGCAGATTATTGGCACAAATTACCGTTGGCCGATGATCCAAATTGGAAATAA
- the purR gene encoding pur operon repressor, translated as MKRSERLVDMTKYLMERPHDLIPLPFFAKRYGAAKSSISEDLAILKHTLADNQDGILETVAGAAGGVRYVPFWGKKHAQHYLQDLATRIEDPERILAGGFVYLSDILGNPQDLEKIGKLIATRYAYADIDVVMTIETKGISLAQAVARYLNVPFIIARKRSKVTEGATVSVNYISSSLDRVSKMELPTRVLKENSNVLLVDDFMMAGGTLTGMQQLVREFNSNIAGVCVLCEADFEDEKLIEGHLSLVKIKRVDGKKKVILAEPGTLIAHTDFNRF; from the coding sequence ATGAAACGTTCAGAGCGATTAGTTGACATGACTAAATATTTAATGGAGCGACCACACGACTTAATTCCATTACCGTTTTTTGCCAAACGCTATGGTGCCGCTAAATCATCCATTTCTGAAGACTTGGCAATTTTAAAGCATACTTTAGCTGATAACCAGGATGGAATCTTAGAAACTGTAGCAGGTGCTGCTGGTGGTGTCCGCTATGTTCCATTTTGGGGTAAAAAGCATGCGCAACATTACCTGCAGGATTTGGCAACGCGAATTGAGGATCCAGAACGTATTTTAGCTGGAGGCTTTGTTTATCTTTCTGATATTCTGGGCAATCCCCAAGACCTTGAAAAAATTGGCAAGCTGATTGCAACGCGTTACGCTTATGCCGATATAGATGTGGTGATGACAATTGAAACTAAAGGGATTTCACTTGCTCAGGCTGTCGCTCGTTATTTGAACGTTCCGTTTATTATTGCGCGTAAACGCTCGAAGGTGACAGAAGGGGCCACCGTTTCGGTTAATTATATTTCTTCTTCTCTTGATCGCGTGTCTAAAATGGAGTTGCCAACAAGGGTTTTGAAAGAAAACTCAAATGTTTTATTAGTCGATGACTTTATGATGGCTGGTGGTACGCTAACTGGAATGCAGCAACTAGTTAGAGAATTTAACAGTAATATTGCTGGTGTTTGTGTACTATGTGAAGCCGATTTTGAAGATGAAAAACTAATAGAAGGGCATCTTTCTTTAGTTAAAATAAAGCGTGTTGACGGTAAAAAGAAAGTAATCCTGGCCGAACCGGGCACGCTTATAGCACATACGGACTTTAACCGCTTTTAG
- a CDS encoding Veg family protein, producing the protein MPTSITTIKQKLDSHLGDSLTVVARAGRKKVTKRRGVLKETFPAVFVVDLDQDQNNFEHVSYSYTDLLTKNITLKFDDSAE; encoded by the coding sequence GTGCCAACATCTATTACTACCATAAAGCAGAAATTAGATTCACATTTAGGAGATTCTTTAACTGTTGTTGCAAGAGCAGGACGTAAGAAGGTTACCAAGAGACGCGGTGTATTAAAGGAAACATTTCCAGCAGTTTTTGTAGTCGATTTAGACCAAGATCAAAATAACTTTGAACATGTTTCTTACAGTTACACGGATTTGTTAACCAAAAATATTACATTAAAATTTGATGATTCAGCTGAATAA
- the rsmA gene encoding 16S rRNA (adenine(1518)-N(6)/adenine(1519)-N(6))-dimethyltransferase RsmA, which produces MNNEIPIGSFVRTQAIINRYFVHAKKNLGQNFLVDLDAIQGIVQAAEIKPDDQVIEIGPGIGSLTEQLLLAGAKVFAYEVDESLPEILHNELPAKVNGALLQDRFKLLLKDILKADFAKDLSGFFDMNKPVKVVANLPYYITTPIIFFLNQSDLNFTSLTLMMQQEVAERLGAQPNSKEYGPLTIAVQTQMSVRNALTVKSSSFIPRPKVDSCVVVLKPLADKPDVGDVKHFNWVVKMCFAQRRKTLNNNLKNLVSDSDERARIIAAIGVEPRIRPEQLQIAQFIQLAKEIPAAD; this is translated from the coding sequence ATGAATAATGAAATTCCAATTGGCTCGTTTGTCAGGACTCAAGCAATTATTAACCGTTATTTCGTCCATGCAAAGAAAAATCTTGGTCAAAACTTTCTGGTTGATTTAGATGCTATTCAGGGCATTGTTCAAGCGGCTGAAATAAAACCTGATGACCAAGTAATTGAAATTGGACCAGGCATTGGTTCGTTGACGGAGCAATTATTGTTAGCAGGCGCGAAAGTTTTTGCTTATGAAGTTGACGAGAGCTTGCCTGAAATTTTGCATAATGAGTTACCAGCCAAAGTTAATGGTGCATTGTTGCAGGACCGTTTCAAACTGTTATTAAAAGATATTTTGAAAGCAGATTTTGCTAAGGATCTAAGTGGCTTTTTTGATATGAATAAACCAGTCAAAGTAGTCGCAAATTTACCGTACTATATAACAACTCCAATTATTTTCTTTTTAAATCAATCAGACTTAAACTTCACTAGTTTAACCTTAATGATGCAGCAGGAAGTAGCCGAGCGTCTTGGCGCTCAGCCCAATAGCAAGGAGTACGGACCACTAACAATTGCTGTTCAAACGCAGATGAGTGTTCGGAATGCTTTAACTGTTAAAAGCAGTTCGTTTATTCCACGTCCGAAGGTTGATTCCTGCGTTGTAGTGCTTAAGCCTTTAGCAGATAAGCCAGATGTTGGCGATGTTAAACACTTTAACTGGGTAGTAAAAATGTGTTTTGCTCAAAGACGAAAGACTTTAAACAATAACTTGAAAAATTTGGTATCTGATAGTGACGAACGTGCCCGAATTATTGCCGCTATTGGAGTAGAACCGCGCATCAGGCCCGAACAATTACAAATTGCCCAATTTATTCAATTGGCAAAGGAAATCCCGGCTGCTGATTGA
- the rnmV gene encoding ribonuclease M5 — protein sequence MVLNKKQFNAVVVVEGKDDTIRLNQFFPGIETIETNGSDVPEAVLTELKELAKNREIIVLTDPDLNGERIRRLVTEAVPNAKQAFITRKEGEPTKHGRGSSLGVEHASKQALVKALQDLHESQALPSDLTKSDYQRLGLSSGVDSRKLREQVGIKLRVGYGNAKQFYKRLHTFGVTLAELEQAVEEAKNE from the coding sequence ATGGTCTTAAATAAAAAACAATTTAATGCTGTTGTGGTCGTTGAGGGCAAAGATGATACGATTCGCTTAAACCAATTTTTTCCTGGGATCGAAACAATTGAAACCAACGGTTCAGATGTTCCGGAGGCGGTTTTAACAGAACTGAAGGAATTAGCTAAAAATCGTGAAATTATTGTGTTAACTGACCCGGATCTCAACGGTGAACGAATTCGGCGGTTAGTGACAGAAGCTGTCCCTAATGCCAAGCAGGCGTTTATCACGCGCAAAGAAGGAGAACCGACTAAGCATGGTCGCGGTAGTTCATTGGGGGTAGAGCATGCTTCAAAACAAGCACTCGTGAAAGCCTTGCAGGACTTACATGAAAGCCAAGCTTTACCAAGTGACTTAACTAAAAGCGATTACCAAAGGCTGGGACTGTCCAGTGGTGTAGATTCTCGCAAATTACGAGAGCAAGTCGGCATAAAATTGCGGGTTGGCTATGGCAATGCCAAGCAGTTTTATAAAAGGCTGCATACCTTTGGTGTGACACTTGCTGAACTTGAGCAGGCAGTTGAGGAGGCAAAAAATGAATAA
- a CDS encoding TatD family hydrolase, with product MELIDNHTHLQDEPFRGKEEFYLDRAQKLGVTKLICVGQDPDFNKRAIDLSQRFSQVYAMVGYCPDVAKDYNQEAEDQLIEQLQIPGVVAMGEIGLDYYWDESPRQKQREVFARQIEVAHELKKPVDIHTRDAFADCYDILKNSNLEYGAVLHSFNGNSSWLAKFLDLNVCFSYSGVVSFTKATEVHEAAKNTPLDRLLVETDAPFLTPKPYRGRQNEPGNVYYVAKAIAQLKNISLEEVAEATYTNTMRVYGLK from the coding sequence ATGGAATTAATTGATAACCATACGCATTTGCAGGATGAACCCTTTCGGGGAAAAGAAGAATTTTACCTTGATCGTGCACAAAAGTTAGGTGTAACTAAACTAATTTGCGTCGGGCAAGATCCGGATTTTAATAAGCGTGCGATTGACCTCAGTCAGCGCTTTAGCCAAGTGTATGCAATGGTGGGGTACTGCCCCGATGTAGCTAAGGATTACAATCAAGAAGCTGAAGACCAATTAATTGAGCAGCTGCAAATACCTGGTGTTGTTGCAATGGGAGAAATCGGTCTTGATTATTATTGGGATGAATCACCGCGCCAAAAGCAGCGTGAAGTGTTTGCTCGCCAGATTGAGGTTGCCCACGAATTGAAGAAGCCCGTAGATATCCATACAAGGGATGCGTTTGCTGATTGTTATGATATTTTAAAAAATAGCAATCTGGAATACGGTGCAGTTCTCCATAGCTTTAACGGCAATTCATCGTGGCTAGCAAAATTTTTAGACTTGAATGTTTGTTTCTCATATTCGGGTGTTGTTTCGTTTACCAAGGCAACCGAGGTTCATGAGGCGGCCAAAAATACGCCGCTCGACCGTTTGCTAGTAGAAACCGATGCACCATTTCTAACGCCTAAGCCTTACCGTGGCCGTCAAAACGAGCCGGGTAATGTCTACTATGTAGCAAAAGCAATTGCGCAGCTTAAAAATATTTCGTTAGAAGAAGTTGCAGAAGCCACGTACACAAATACAATGAGGGTTTATGGTCTTAAATAA
- the metG gene encoding methionine--tRNA ligase, whose product MADKKTFYITTPIYYPSGRLTIGNAYTTIAADVMARYKRSQGYDTFFLTGTDEHGLKIEQKAEKQGIKPQEFVDKMVKTYKKLWKSLDISYDKFIRTTDEEHVKGVQKIFEQLLKQGDIYLGEYTGWYSVEDEEYFTESQLAEVYKDDTGNVIGGKAPSGHEVQLVKEPSYFFKMSKYADRLYQYYQDHPDFILPHSREKEMVNNFIKPGLEDLSVTRTTVSWGIPVPSDPKHVVYVWIDALSNYITALGYGSDDDSLFKKYWPADVHLVGKEIVRFHTIYWPIMLMALGLPLPKHIIGHGWVLMKDGKMSKSKGNAVYPESIINRYGVDALRYYLMRALPFGADGVFTPEDFVERVNYDLANDLGNLLNRTVSMINQYQDGKVSPIASEQDELGQDLIKVANNVITDYLKKMDTLHFTQAIEDIWQLVSRANKYIDETMPWALNKEGKKDDLARVMTNLAESLRIIALLIAPIMTRTPVEMFKQLGLDWNNEDQKKLHFGDFDWNVQVTEKPEPIYPRLKPEEEIKYIQDEMAKAKPKKQSRSEKEQGPEITIDDFDKVKIQVGKILAVEPVQGSSKLLQFQLDFGNGDERQILSGIRKYYPNASELLGKKVLAVTNLKPRKMLGHLSQGMLLSSEKNGQVKLALVGDEHEIGADLA is encoded by the coding sequence ATGGCTGATAAAAAAACTTTTTATATTACAACCCCAATCTACTATCCGTCTGGTCGTCTAACAATTGGTAATGCATACACAACAATTGCGGCTGATGTAATGGCACGCTACAAGCGTAGTCAGGGTTACGATACTTTCTTTTTAACTGGTACCGATGAACACGGCTTAAAAATTGAACAAAAAGCTGAAAAACAAGGTATTAAACCCCAAGAGTTTGTCGACAAGATGGTTAAAACATACAAAAAGTTATGGAAAAGCCTGGATATCTCATATGACAAATTTATTCGAACTACTGACGAAGAGCATGTTAAGGGTGTTCAAAAGATTTTTGAACAGCTTTTAAAGCAGGGTGATATTTATCTTGGTGAATACACTGGCTGGTATTCAGTTGAAGATGAAGAATACTTTACAGAATCGCAATTGGCCGAAGTCTATAAAGATGACACCGGCAATGTAATTGGTGGTAAGGCACCATCAGGCCATGAAGTGCAATTAGTTAAAGAGCCATCATATTTCTTCAAGATGAGCAAGTACGCTGATCGACTTTACCAGTATTATCAAGATCATCCTGATTTCATTTTGCCTCATTCACGTGAAAAGGAAATGGTTAATAACTTTATTAAACCAGGCCTTGAAGATCTTTCCGTCACGCGGACAACTGTTTCTTGGGGAATTCCTGTGCCAAGTGATCCTAAGCACGTGGTTTATGTTTGGATTGACGCGTTGTCCAACTATATTACTGCATTAGGGTATGGCTCTGATGACGATTCTTTATTTAAGAAATACTGGCCTGCTGATGTTCACCTTGTAGGTAAAGAGATTGTTCGCTTCCATACAATCTACTGGCCAATTATGTTGATGGCATTAGGATTGCCACTACCAAAGCACATTATTGGTCATGGTTGGGTATTGATGAAAGACGGTAAAATGTCCAAGTCTAAGGGCAATGCCGTTTACCCAGAATCAATCATTAACCGTTATGGTGTTGACGCTTTGCGCTACTACTTAATGCGCGCATTGCCATTTGGTGCAGATGGTGTCTTTACTCCAGAAGATTTCGTTGAGAGAGTTAACTATGATTTAGCTAATGATTTAGGCAACTTATTAAACAGAACGGTATCTATGATTAATCAGTATCAAGACGGCAAAGTTAGTCCAATTGCATCAGAGCAAGATGAATTAGGTCAAGATCTAATTAAAGTTGCTAACAACGTAATCACTGATTATCTGAAGAAAATGGATACACTTCACTTCACTCAAGCCATTGAAGATATCTGGCAACTAGTTAGTCGCGCTAATAAATATATTGATGAAACGATGCCTTGGGCCTTGAATAAAGAAGGTAAAAAGGACGATTTGGCGCGTGTAATGACCAATCTGGCTGAAAGCTTGCGGATTATTGCGTTATTAATTGCGCCAATTATGACTAGAACACCAGTAGAAATGTTTAAGCAACTTGGTCTGGACTGGAATAATGAGGACCAAAAGAAGCTTCACTTTGGCGATTTTGACTGGAATGTCCAAGTTACAGAAAAGCCAGAACCAATTTATCCACGCTTAAAGCCTGAAGAGGAAATTAAGTATATTCAAGATGAAATGGCAAAGGCTAAGCCAAAAAAGCAAAGCCGGAGTGAAAAAGAACAAGGACCTGAAATCACGATTGATGATTTTGATAAAGTTAAGATCCAAGTTGGTAAAATTTTAGCAGTTGAGCCAGTTCAAGGTTCAAGCAAATTGCTGCAATTCCAATTGGATTTTGGTAATGGTGATGAGCGGCAAATTCTGAGCGGCATTCGGAAATATTACCCTAATGCAAGTGAATTATTAGGTAAAAAAGTTTTGGCTGTGACTAATTTAAAGCCACGCAAGATGTTAGGTCATCTGAGCCAAGGAATGCTGCTTTCAAGCGAAAAGAATGGTCAAGTCAAATTGGCACTAGTTGGCGATGAACATGAAATTGGGGCAGATTTAGCTTAA
- the mgtA gene encoding magnesium-translocating P-type ATPase, with the protein MMLRKPSETTSNKDLALVKAIANEGRSETLARLHASSNGLSTRQAEKNRAEYGANTIASNKHNSKLRFLAEAFITPFTLVLLVLATLSLFTDYIFVPAGEKDLTTVAIMLIMVFISGITSFIQNVRSSNAVDSLLKMVSVTTDIIRDGKDQEIDTSEVVVGDVIRLAAGDMVPADMRLLSSKDLFCSSSSLNGESNPVEKIATKKPKIGADRDYLDYPNILYEGTTIVSGSGLGVVFATGERTMFGKLAHDISHHDVKNTAFDVGIKNVSKLLIIMTAIIAPLVFIINGLTKGDWVNALIFSIATAVGLTPEMLPVIVTTNLVKGSIEMSKKGTIVKKMNSIQNFGSADILCTDKTGTLTQDKVVLERHYDLNLHENSTILELGYLNSYYQTGMKNLIDKAIIEAAGDELDINEIQRDYNKIDEIPFDFSRRRMSVVVENSDREHGEHLLVTKGASEEMIAVSTKIEVDGQILPLTPERKQKVMAKVNDMNDDGLRVIMLAYKRNPAPVGEFSVKDESDLILCGFLAFLDPPKESAKDALARLKKDGITVKILTGDNEAVTRTVGLQVGLNVDTVYSGADLEGKKPEELAKMVEECNIFVKLSPEDKTNIINLLKQNGHTVGYMGDGINDAPAMKAADVSISVDTAVDIAKESADIILLHKDLNVLETGVRIGRKVFGNTMKYIKITLSSNFGNILSIMVASSFLPFLPMLPLQLLVLDLLYGTSCLSLPFDDMSNEFLSEPRSWSTKKLPKFMFYFGPTSSIFDILTFGLLFFVICPHLVGGSYQTLNPAQQAAFIALFHTGWFIESLWTQEMVIHALRDPRLPFIGQHAAPGVTLATFGAGVIGTLIPFSFLANKLGFGKMPVSFIWVVLAILVLYILLTTIVKHFYLKNEKFLI; encoded by the coding sequence ATGATGCTGAGAAAACCAAGTGAGACAACCAGCAACAAAGATCTAGCATTGGTCAAAGCAATTGCTAATGAAGGCAGATCAGAGACCTTAGCAAGACTGCATGCTAGCAGTAATGGTTTATCCACAAGGCAGGCAGAAAAAAATCGCGCGGAATATGGGGCAAATACGATTGCGTCCAATAAGCATAATTCTAAGTTACGTTTCTTAGCGGAAGCATTTATTACGCCGTTTACATTAGTACTGCTGGTCTTAGCGACCCTGTCGCTATTTACGGATTACATCTTTGTTCCAGCTGGTGAAAAAGATTTAACAACTGTTGCCATTATGCTAATAATGGTATTCATTTCTGGGATTACAAGTTTTATTCAAAATGTCAGGTCTTCAAATGCGGTTGATTCATTATTGAAGATGGTTTCCGTAACAACTGACATTATCAGAGACGGTAAAGACCAGGAAATTGATACCAGTGAAGTTGTAGTAGGAGACGTCATTCGTCTGGCTGCTGGTGATATGGTGCCAGCAGATATGCGGCTGCTTTCAAGCAAAGACCTCTTTTGCTCCTCAAGTTCTCTTAACGGTGAATCTAATCCGGTTGAGAAAATTGCGACTAAAAAGCCCAAGATTGGGGCTGACCGTGACTACCTGGATTACCCTAATATTCTTTATGAGGGGACGACAATCGTTTCGGGTTCAGGTTTGGGTGTCGTGTTTGCGACGGGCGAACGAACCATGTTTGGTAAGCTTGCTCATGATATTTCACACCACGATGTTAAAAATACTGCCTTTGATGTCGGGATTAAAAATGTCTCCAAGTTGTTAATTATTATGACGGCAATTATTGCTCCGCTTGTTTTTATTATTAACGGTTTGACTAAGGGTGATTGGGTTAACGCACTGATTTTCTCAATTGCAACCGCTGTTGGTTTAACGCCAGAGATGCTGCCCGTTATTGTGACGACTAACCTTGTTAAGGGTTCAATCGAAATGTCGAAAAAGGGCACAATCGTCAAAAAGATGAATTCAATCCAAAACTTCGGTTCAGCTGATATCCTATGTACGGATAAAACTGGAACTTTGACGCAGGACAAAGTTGTTTTGGAGCGGCATTATGACTTAAATTTACACGAAAATTCCACTATTTTGGAACTGGGTTACCTCAATTCTTACTACCAAACGGGGATGAAAAATCTAATTGATAAAGCCATCATTGAAGCTGCTGGTGATGAGCTTGATATCAATGAAATTCAGCGTGATTATAACAAAATTGATGAGATTCCATTTGACTTCTCTCGTAGAAGAATGAGCGTTGTTGTGGAAAATTCTGACCGTGAGCACGGCGAACACCTACTTGTTACTAAAGGTGCGTCCGAGGAAATGATTGCTGTTTCCACTAAGATCGAGGTTGACGGACAGATTTTGCCATTAACACCTGAACGCAAGCAGAAAGTAATGGCAAAAGTCAATGACATGAATGATGACGGCTTACGGGTAATTATGCTTGCTTACAAGCGTAATCCTGCTCCAGTAGGCGAATTCTCGGTCAAAGATGAAAGCGACTTAATCCTTTGTGGTTTCTTAGCATTCCTTGATCCACCTAAGGAAAGTGCTAAAGATGCTTTGGCTAGACTTAAAAAGGATGGGATCACCGTTAAGATTTTAACTGGTGATAATGAAGCCGTTACAAGAACTGTGGGCCTGCAAGTTGGGCTCAATGTCGACACGGTTTATTCCGGTGCTGATTTAGAAGGCAAAAAGCCGGAAGAATTAGCTAAAATGGTAGAAGAATGCAATATCTTTGTTAAGTTATCGCCAGAAGATAAAACCAATATTATTAACTTGCTCAAGCAAAATGGTCATACCGTCGGTTATATGGGAGACGGTATCAATGACGCGCCAGCAATGAAGGCCGCTGATGTATCGATTTCTGTGGATACTGCGGTGGATATCGCTAAGGAATCCGCTGATATTATTTTGCTGCATAAAGACTTAAATGTGCTGGAAACCGGAGTAAGAATCGGGCGCAAAGTATTTGGCAATACGATGAAATACATTAAGATAACTTTATCTTCCAATTTCGGTAATATTTTATCAATCATGGTGGCTTCGTCATTCTTGCCATTTTTGCCAATGTTGCCATTACAGTTACTAGTTTTAGATTTGCTTTACGGCACAAGCTGCTTGTCGTTACCATTTGATGACATGTCAAATGAATTTTTAAGTGAGCCGCGTAGTTGGTCGACGAAAAAATTGCCTAAATTTATGTTTTATTTTGGACCAACATCATCAATATTTGATATTTTGACTTTTGGCTTACTCTTCTTTGTGATTTGTCCACACCTTGTTGGTGGCAGCTATCAAACACTTAATCCAGCACAGCAAGCTGCCTTTATTGCATTGTTCCACACTGGTTGGTTCATTGAATCACTGTGGACGCAAGAAATGGTTATTCATGCATTGCGGGACCCACGCTTGCCGTTTATTGGTCAACATGCTGCACCTGGCGTAACGCTAGCAACTTTTGGCGCCGGCGTCATTGGGACACTAATTCCGTTTTCATTTCTTGCAAATAAATTGGGCTTTGGCAAAATGCCCGTCAGCTTTATTTGGGTAGTTTTGGCAATTCTTGTTCTTTACATCCTGTTAACAACGATTGTTAAGCACTTCTACCTTAAAAACGAAAAGTTTTTAATTTAA
- a CDS encoding TPM domain-containing protein, translating to MNKLKLTVNMWSNWHINWRKLRTKLTLLTALLGIFFTMTAFSNPYVHDNGHLLEKKTSKLIKEKNDRYLQTSEQPVIIVKTVNRVDHLTPKKLNKYKRTVFIVVGSANKKRNVQIYSSKDLHGAFTADVRGTIIRSQSNQLRSNNKKEFNRGLRFVFRACATTIDQRYQYALDKYDLSSEERAQLSHPRRLALPIALCLVIVIGGLMYFFRNNLHLKK from the coding sequence ATGAACAAATTAAAATTGACCGTAAATATGTGGAGCAATTGGCACATAAATTGGAGGAAGCTGAGAACTAAGCTGACCTTGCTAACAGCTTTACTGGGCATTTTTTTCACGATGACTGCTTTTTCTAACCCATATGTTCACGATAATGGGCATTTATTAGAAAAGAAAACGAGTAAGCTGATTAAGGAAAAAAATGATCGCTACCTGCAGACAAGCGAGCAACCAGTAATCATTGTAAAAACGGTCAATCGGGTTGACCATTTAACACCCAAAAAGTTAAACAAATATAAGCGGACAGTTTTTATTGTTGTAGGTAGTGCCAATAAGAAACGTAATGTGCAGATCTATTCAAGTAAAGATTTGCACGGTGCTTTTACGGCTGATGTTAGGGGAACGATTATCCGCTCGCAGTCTAACCAATTGCGAAGTAATAACAAAAAAGAATTTAACCGTGGATTGCGTTTTGTCTTTCGTGCCTGTGCGACCACGATTGATCAGCGCTACCAGTACGCGTTAGATAAATATGATCTTTCAAGTGAAGAGCGTGCTCAACTGTCACATCCGCGTCGACTTGCCTTACCAATTGCGCTTTGTCTAGTTATAGTAATTGGCGGCTTAATGTACTTCTTTAGAAATAACCTGCATTTGAAAAAATAA
- a CDS encoding deoxycytidylate deaminase, protein MHNRIPWKQYFMMQALVIAQRSTCDRALVGSVLVKDNRIIGTGYNGSVTGEPHCDDVGHQLVDGHCVRTIHSEMNSLIQCARNGVSTDNTEIYVTHFPCYNCAKALVQAGIKRINYYFDYHDSPLAIALFKDCGVPYEQIKIDRKYVEQLAHKLEEAEN, encoded by the coding sequence ATGCACAACCGGATTCCTTGGAAGCAGTATTTTATGATGCAGGCACTGGTAATTGCCCAGCGCTCAACTTGTGACCGTGCTCTTGTTGGCAGTGTTTTGGTCAAGGATAATCGGATTATCGGGACGGGTTATAACGGTTCGGTTACCGGCGAGCCCCATTGCGATGATGTCGGTCACCAGCTCGTTGATGGGCACTGCGTAAGAACGATTCATTCCGAGATGAATTCACTGATTCAATGTGCGCGCAATGGTGTTTCAACTGATAACACAGAAATTTATGTAACACACTTTCCTTGCTATAATTGTGCTAAGGCTCTTGTTCAAGCGGGTATTAAACGAATCAATTATTATTTTGATTATCATGATAGTCCGCTGGCAATTGCACTATTTAAAGATTGTGGGGTTCCTTATGAACAAATTAAAATTGACCGTAAATATGTGGAGCAATTGGCACATAAATTGGAGGAAGCTGAGAACTAA